A segment of the Raphanus sativus cultivar WK10039 unplaced genomic scaffold, ASM80110v3 Scaffold3019, whole genome shotgun sequence genome:
ccgcgcaagcgcggggatTTTAGATATACTTGTGGCTGTGTTGTGAAAATGTTGATGGTGGTGGAGTGTAGAAGAGGAAGAGTGAAGAGGTTTATAAAAAGAAGATGGGTGAAGAAGTTTGAAAGTTCATATTAGTTGACATTTTAATGTGTGAAAATCTTTTATATGGAAATGTAATTGGGAAACGCTTTTGATTTTTGTGAAGATGCTCATCATCTGCAGCACTCGGTAAGATCTCTCAATGGAGCAGACTTTAAAATTGTTCTTAAACAAAGATTCAAGTTGCTTTAGATCTTTAGCTATGTTGGTCCAATATGAAATGTAAGTTTCtactttaaaataatcaaaatcagAATATGGGAGAGTCATAAGTCATTGGGTATGGGTTGTGGCACTGAACAAATAATTTTCCAATTTTCTGGGCAACCAAAGTGTGTCCACCACACGCTTGTGTTTTTTCAAAATGAGTTCGTGTGGACGTAGCTGTGTTGATTAAATTTGCAGGAAAATGTTGACTAACTTTGGTAAGTTTATCATTTTGATTATCCACTAATTCATGTTTCGTGTGGacgtaatatttttaaaaaaatgtcttCGCATGCGTAATTTTTTTCGACGATTCTTTAGGAGATGAATGAATATGAAAATGTAAAGTTGTAAAATAGGTTACCAACAACACGAAATATTTCGTCAACCCATtttgataataattaaaacCAACAATACAAAACCCTTGAAATATGAAATTAAGTCCAAAgtctaaaatagaaaatgcaGAAAACAGCAGGGAAATGTCTTCACTCTAGGAAAATGAAGGAAACGAAGGTTGACGTTGTGGCAGATTTTAAGCTTCACTCACGGGGGCGTTGGAGCGTTTACAGCTACTCTCCTCAACTCCACAAGCGAGTGGATTTGGTTCATTCACTTCAGCTGTAGCCTTTCTGCTGGCAGATCCTGATTGTTCGCCACCTTCAACTGGAAAAATTGATTTTCACTGGTCTCGAAATCTGCCAAACAGTTTTAATTTGTGTGTTTCAGAGATGGTTTGTAACATtgtaaaaaagtaaatataataccTCTGGGAGATATCGTCTAGGATCGCAGAGACAGTGAAAGTACGGTGGTTTGGGGTAAAATTGAAGGTGTCACACGTATCTGGAAGACAAAATCTTTCCCAGCTAGGTCTTGAAAACATTGTGGGAGTTCTTCGCCCCCACCACCATTCATCTTCAGTTGTAGGCAAGTTTAAGCAAACACCAGATGAGTTGATACATCACAATAGATCAACCGGAACACCAGATGAGTTGATACCTCTCTGTAAACTCTGCGATTGCTTGAAGCTCAGGGTCGAAATAAAATTTCGTCGCTGGCGTTGAGTTGAGGTATAGGTTGCCTGCGGAATGAAGAGTGTTCCGAAGAACATATGGTGGACCaatattaaattagtaaaaaatatcaaatgacAAATCATGCTCAAAACGATGTATGAGTTTAAATTTCACAAACCTCCAAAGATTTTGGGATTGACAGTAGTGACTACCCTGACAGACTGTGTCCTGTCACTTTGAGTTGGTGAGACCCCTATATTTTTTTGCAGCATCATCCCAGATATATAGGTACACAACCACGCTCCTGGTATGCGAATGCGAATGAGGTATCACAATAAAGATATGCAAAATTAGATTATTCAATCAATCATAATCGACATAAGCTGCACTTAAAAATATTCACATTAAGACGAAATCAAAGAActaaaacttaaacaaaaaaaagaactaaaactTTCTGgcaatattaaacaaaatatttaattatgcaAGAATTAAAATTCCTTGCATAATCTTCATGAGAGTGAGCCTGATTCTGAAAGTCATCAGCCTTGGCAAAGATATTTACCTAGAACACTTTACTGCCAATATCAAATCAATTCAGAGAGTTTCCAGAACTTGAAAACCCATAAATCCCACAAAGATGAACCAAACGGAGAAACCAGATGTGACATATCAAAGTCTTGCGCTTTCCTTCTGAGTTCGTCCTCTGCACATTTCTCTCTCTGCTCCAGAAACGGCTTCTCAGGAATTTTGCCACACTCCTGTACAATCCATAATCAGAAAATCTGGATATTTATCTGAAATAATGTGCAGAGGAAAGAAACTGAAAGCAAAGGTGCGAATCTACCAACCTGTTCTTGCTGACCATGTCTCCGCCAAGGAAGACATCTTTCTGAGATTCTTTGGAAGCTGAAAGAACAAATTTGAACTGAGAGTGATTGCGAGCGATCATCACAGCCTCAACCATCTCCTATTTATAGAATACGAAATCAACAGACGAAGAATACCGAAACGTTATAGATTTTCTTGTAATTAGTACAACACTTATTATCGAATTTAAGAATACATTGAAGGTCGGGGAAGGCAAAGAGATGAAAATGGTGTGCTTTGCATAGTAAGAGCAACGAAGGCGGCGACTTCCACAATGGAAGAAGGAAAAGATGATGTCCTAGCCTACAAAAATTAAAACGCCCCAGACCCAAAACGTCATCCTCATACGGAGGTCCATCGTTATTGATTTTGTGACATATTCTCTTACCTcaatcacaaaaacaaaacacagaaGCCCAACCCAAAAATGTAAACCAAACCGACAACAATCAGATCAATCAACGAATCAGACCAACTAAACCGACCACGTGGGACCCACAGGCATTGAAAGGAATCTGACGTGGATGCTCTCTAAAGAGAGAAAAATGtggcattatatatatgatttttccgaagatatttactatattttacagactcaaattttaacttaaaaatattacagaGAATACTCCAAATCTCAACATATTCCTCTCCAATGCTACCGCTCAGGTTCCTAATATACTTCCAACACTGTTCAAATTATCTTAACCTTCCATACTATGATACAATATGCTTTATATTCGTTTACTCTTACTCACACAGGAAGCTTATTTTATTAGCAAAGCCCGGATTGTGGAGGTATTAGGTATAAATGGATGGTACTATGTCTCTTGCAGTTGGTGCGGGATAAAGCTTCACAACTCTGCCGCTGATCTTCCTTGCAACCACTGTCTTGATAGCAATGCCTGCGGTGTTGTTAGGTACAAGTTAATGTGTTCATTTCTAACTCTTTTGCAACTCTAATCAATCATTTTATCATTCCTAACAGCTACCGTGTTGAATTATTGGTGGACGATGAAAATAATTATGCTACTTTTTTGGTGCTCAACAACGAGATGCTTAATCTCACCAAACAAGCTGCAGCTACTGCACTTAATGATGAGGTTTCTGTTTCTTACCACATAAAATTTGtgcaaactctaacagtgactAAAGCATCTACAATCCTGCAGGTGAGTCGTGGTGTGTGCAACAAAGTCCCACCACTACTTGCAGCACTTGAAAACAGAGTGTTTCTCTTCCATGTTCTGCTCACAGCAAACAATACCAGCACAAACTCTCCCCCATTCACTGTTTTAGGAATCAGTGACACTACCAACCCAGCTGATACTTTAACAGATGAAGTGGAAGGAGGTGAATGCAAGCTCCC
Coding sequences within it:
- the LOC130506238 gene encoding uncharacterized protein LOC130506238, encoding MLYIRLLLLTQEAYFISKARIVEVLGINGWYYVSCSWCGIKLHNSAADLPCNHCLDSNACGVVSYRVELLVDDENNYATFLVLNNEMLNLTKQAAATALNDEVSRGVCNKVPPLLAALENRVFLFHVLLTANNTSTNSPPFTVLGISDTTNPADTLTDEVEGGECKLPSE